From the genome of Candidatus Defluviilinea proxima:
CTTTCGTTGGAAGTGGAGTAACACCACTTGGCGGAAAAGAAACTTATGTAGATGAAGGCGTTTTGTTCATCCGAAGCCAAAATGTTCTTTGGGGTGTATGCGACTTTTCGGACGCCGCTTATATCGAAAAAGGTGTTCATGAAGAAATGAGCAGAAGCCAAGTCAAAAAGAATGATGTGCTTCTAAACATCACAGGTGCATCCATCGGAAGAAGTGCTGTCTACATCGAAGATAGAGAAGCAAATGTAAATCAACACGTAACTATCTTACGAAGTAATGGGAATATTGAACCAAATTTCCTGATGAACTATCTAATAAGCAAAGAAGGGCAGGATCAAATTTGGTCTGTTCAATCGGGCGCTTCACGACAAGCATTGAATTATCAGCAAATTAAAGCAATGAAAATCCCCCTACCACCGCTGGAAGTGCAGCGCGAAATCGTCGCCCGCATCGCGCGCGAGCGGTCCATTGTGGAGGGGAATCGTGAGTTGATTCGGATTTACGAAGAGAAGGTCAAGAAGGTCATCGAGCGGGTGTGGGAGGGATGATGGCTACCAAAAAAGAAAGTACGATAAAACCAAAACGAAAAAAGTCAACGGTTGAAAAAACAGAGCGAAAAGAGAAAACAATTGCTGCTTCGAATTCAGATAAAGATGAAAGAGCCAGGGCTAACGAAGCCAATAAATTCACATTTGAAGTAGCCAAACACATTACCACGTTAGACTCTGGGATTATCTTGGTATTCACGAGTTTGAATTCCAACTGGATCACAGCGTTAAGTATCAATTCGAATATTGATTTTATCCTCATTGCACTTGGACTCATTACGGTGGCAACCTTTCTGGTCTCGACAATTTGCTGCGTTCTTGTCATGTTTTTAATTCCGTATCAATTACGAGAAGAGCAAGTTGGTTTCTGGCAAAACTGGAGTACTCGCGGTTTTCTAACACTCGGTCTTGCATCATTTATTGCAGGTATTCTCTTAATCATCATAATAACTTTTATCAACCTTGCCTATTAGAAAGGGTGTAGACAATATGTATAGTCAAAAAGACAATAGAGAAGGTCCAGGCCCAAAATCAGTGTTGCTTATCCTTATCTTGGCAATACTCACTGTTGCCATCTCTCTTTATAGTACTTTATTGGTGTCTTCACGTATTGTCAATTTACCAACAACCACTACGACCGCAGTAATAGCTCTTGAGACATTTATTGCACAAACAGAGACATCAACACCTTCATCTCCCCTCACTTCCACACCCTCAATTACAAACCTTCAAATCATTGAAAAGTCTTACACTATTGTGCGCGGCGACACCTTTGACAAGATAAGTGAAAGTTTATTTGGAGCAACAAAATATGCCAACGCAATACAAAAATCCAATTGCATCGACACGATTCAAAGAGACCAGGAGATAAGAATAAAATATTATATTATCCAAAATGGAGATGACATCTTTGAAATTGCAGATCGCTTAAACATTAACTATCAGCGTCTTCGTTTTATTAATACAGATCAGAGCGAGTTTGTTATCTACCCAGGTCAGTACTTAATCTTGCCAGTGAGCAACATATGCAGCTGAATTACCTGTTGTCTTTGGAAGAATAGTACGAAATCGTCGCCCGCATCGAGCGCGAGCAGTCCATTGTGGAAGGCAATCGTGAGTTGATTCGGATTTACGAAGAGAAGGTCAAGAAGGTCATTGAGAAGGTGTGGGAAGGATAGACCCTAAGGGTCTTTCTCGTGGACAGTCACTACGTCAAGCAGGAGAGTCTGGTAATGAGTGGTAGGAGTCAGTCAAGGAGACCCTTAGGGTCTGATAACAAGAATAAAATCGTCGCCCGCATCGAGCGCGAGCGGTCCATTGTGGAGGGGAATCGTGAGTTGATTCGGATTTATGAGGAGAAGGTCAAGAAGGTGATAGAAAGGGTGTGGGAAGGATAAAAATGGCTAAAACAAAAACCAAACAAAAACAAACATCAGGACAGGTTCCAAGTCTAGCCCAAGCGCAATTGCCACCTTCACCAATTGTGTTGGAATTCAGGCAACCAGAAGAAGACTCATTCTTGCTAATTATTGCCGAAAAGGTTAAGAACTCGCTGCAATTATTGATTGCCGTTGGCATTATCATCGTGCTCGGGAGCAAACTACTCTACCATGCAGATCGAACCTTTGAACTGGACTGGATTACGTTCCCAAAATACTTAATTATCATATTGCGTTTGCCAGCACTTGATTTGGTCGCCAAAGCACTGGCATATGCGGCAGGAATTGACCTAGCTTACATGTTGTTAACCCCTGGACCCGATGAAGCTATCGAGCCCTTAATCCTTGGTTTGGCATCTGCAATCCTTTATAGTATTTCAAACATCGGCAGTCCCGATTTACGCTTAGCGGCAGAAATCGGGTTGTACGTAGTCATATTGAGTTTTCTTTTCTTGATGAAGGCATTATTCATTCCTGAAGAAGAAGATAAGCCGCGATTAGGGATAATCGCTATGCTAAGGTCAAAGCTTACAAGCTTTAGGAAGGCATTCAAAAAAAGGTTTAATGCCAAATGAACAATTCTGAAATCGTTACCCGCATCGAAACCGAGCGGGTCATTGTCCACGGCAGCCGAGAGTTGATCCGCCATGGCAGAATATGAGTCAGCTAAAGGAATCCTTAGGGTCTGGAAACTACAAGGTAATCGTGATTTGATTCGAACTTACAAGGAGAGGTTATATGGAACATATATTTATCAGCTATACCCAGGAAGATAGTAAGTTTGCCCATATGCTTGCAGATGAATTTGCGCGGTGGGGCATAACAGCGTGTATTGATGAACGGCTTGATAAGCTGAGAAACTGGCCGCCATCCATTCCAGAAAGTATCAAGGCTTGCCCGATCTTCATTGTGATTATGTCATCAGAAGCGCGTAAATCCAGTTGGGTACAGAAAGAAGTAGAGTATGCCAAATCTATTCGTAAGCCTGCCTTTCCGATCTTGCTACGTGGAGAATCATGGGGCTCCTTTACTTCATCTCAAATTTTGGACATTCGTAATGGGCAATTACCTGATCGAAGTTTCTATTTAAAGATACAAGAAACTCTTAATAAATTACGTCATCCGATTACGCCACCATCGACACCTTCTAAAACCAAAGCCCCGCTTCAAAATTCATCTGAGCGTCATGCCTTTCCTTATCAAAACATAGTGGAAACTCTAATATCTCTCGCTGCAAAACGTCAGGGGCGCTGGAAACTGGGGGAATACATCATTGAAGTGAGCAGTGTCACACTCACCTTGCGTCTTGCAGATGACCAAGTCTGGTTATCGGGCGGGCAAGCCGTTCACCCAAACGATAAAGCAAAAGTGCTGGGGCAATCCCAACCTGTTACTGTCAGCTACGAACAGAGTAATAGCCAACATCGTGCAGGCTATAAGATGACTGTCTACGGTGCTTCGAAATATATGGATGTTGCCATAGAGATGATCAAGCTCTATAAAGCATCAGGAC
Proteins encoded in this window:
- a CDS encoding LysM peptidoglycan-binding domain-containing protein codes for the protein MYSQKDNREGPGPKSVLLILILAILTVAISLYSTLLVSSRIVNLPTTTTTAVIALETFIAQTETSTPSSPLTSTPSITNLQIIEKSYTIVRGDTFDKISESLFGATKYANAIQKSNCIDTIQRDQEIRIKYYIIQNGDDIFEIADRLNINYQRLRFINTDQSEFVIYPGQYLILPVSNICS
- a CDS encoding toll/interleukin-1 receptor domain-containing protein; the encoded protein is MEHIFISYTQEDSKFAHMLADEFARWGITACIDERLDKLRNWPPSIPESIKACPIFIVIMSSEARKSSWVQKEVEYAKSIRKPAFPILLRGESWGSFTSSQILDIRNGQLPDRSFYLKIQETLNKLRHPITPPSTPSKTKAPLQNSSERHAFPYQNIVETLISLAAKRQGRWKLGEYIIEVSSVTLTLRLADDQVWLSGGQAVHPNDKAKVLGQSQPVTVSYEQSNSQHRAGYKMTVYGASKYMDVAIEMIKLYKASGLNPNDLLAEPTRLP